In Blautia sp. SC05B48, a single genomic region encodes these proteins:
- a CDS encoding nitroreductase family protein, translated as MEFQKLIEERRTIRKYSPESRITKEDLLAVIRAAQEAPSWKNSQTGRYYCVMSEEMVEKVSRECLPEMNQAKAENASLIVTTFVHNHAGFQKDGTPDNELGNGWGCYDLGLQNENLILKAKELGYGTLIMGLRAGDKLREILSIPETETVVAVIAIGKAAEEPARPKRKDVEDIVRFY; from the coding sequence ATGGAATTTCAGAAACTGATCGAAGAGAGAAGAACCATCCGTAAATACAGCCCGGAGAGCAGGATCACAAAAGAAGATCTTCTTGCAGTGATCCGGGCAGCTCAGGAAGCACCCAGCTGGAAAAATTCCCAGACCGGAAGATATTATTGTGTAATGTCCGAAGAGATGGTGGAGAAGGTCAGCAGAGAATGTCTGCCGGAAATGAACCAGGCAAAAGCAGAGAATGCCTCCCTGATCGTTACAACCTTTGTACATAACCATGCCGGATTTCAGAAAGACGGAACACCGGATAATGAGCTCGGAAACGGCTGGGGTTGCTATGATCTGGGACTTCAGAACGAGAATCTTATCCTGAAGGCAAAGGAGCTTGGATATGGAACCCTGATCATGGGACTTCGTGCCGGAGACAAACTCCGTGAGATCCTTTCCATTCCGGAAACAGAAACGGTAGTGGCAGTGATCGCCATCGGAAAAGCAGCCGAAGAGCCTGCAAGACCGAAACGTAAAGATGTGGAAGATATTGTGAGATTCTATTAA
- a CDS encoding alpha/beta fold hydrolase yields the protein MQIIHENEYEETMKNIVTPYLLSHRRELYVPGADYPFRNESKRITGKIHMLQYLSDIDMPKGVVVISHGFTESAVKYDEVAYYFLKEGYHVYIPEHCGHGRSYRLTADPSLVHIDTWRRYIRDFLKACRYIKKAHPDLSLNLYAHSMGGAIGGIAAAWEPDWFHKVILSSPMIRPLTDNVPWPAATGIALEKCIFGKDEEYVAGRKPYDGSGSFETSSATSKPRYERYKNLRAEHKELQTWSPSYGWLWASAEMSWYLRLYGWKKYTAPMLLIQAQTEDLVSVRALKNFAGKINRQGKTSCDYIHMIGTKHEIYGSRGKILEKYWGYIFTFLDDTENDIDHR from the coding sequence ATGCAGATCATACATGAAAATGAATACGAAGAAACCATGAAAAATATCGTAACGCCATATCTTCTGTCACACAGAAGGGAACTTTATGTACCAGGTGCGGATTATCCGTTTCGTAACGAAAGCAAACGGATCACAGGTAAGATCCATATGCTGCAGTATCTGTCTGATATTGATATGCCTAAAGGTGTGGTAGTCATCAGCCACGGATTCACAGAATCAGCAGTGAAATATGATGAAGTGGCTTATTATTTTCTTAAGGAAGGCTATCATGTATATATTCCGGAGCATTGCGGTCATGGCCGTAGCTATCGCCTTACCGCAGACCCGTCTCTGGTCCACATCGATACATGGAGAAGATATATCCGTGATTTTCTGAAAGCATGCCGCTACATAAAGAAAGCACATCCGGATCTGTCACTTAACCTGTATGCACATTCCATGGGTGGTGCCATCGGTGGTATTGCTGCAGCCTGGGAGCCGGATTGGTTTCACAAGGTGATCCTTTCTTCTCCGATGATCCGTCCTCTTACAGATAATGTTCCGTGGCCGGCAGCCACCGGCATAGCTCTGGAGAAATGCATTTTCGGAAAAGATGAGGAATATGTAGCTGGCCGAAAGCCTTACGATGGCAGCGGTTCTTTTGAGACAAGCTCCGCAACATCAAAACCAAGATACGAGCGATACAAAAATCTCCGTGCAGAACATAAGGAGCTCCAGACCTGGTCTCCATCCTACGGCTGGCTCTGGGCTTCTGCGGAAATGAGCTGGTATCTGCGTCTCTACGGATGGAAAAAATATACGGCACCAATGCTGCTCATCCAGGCCCAGACGGAAGATCTGGTGTCTGTCCGTGCCCTGAAAAATTTTGCCGGAAAGATCAATCGCCAGGGAAAAACAAGCTGTGATTATATCCATATGATCGGAACAAAGCATGAGATCTATGGAAGCAGAGGTAAGATCCTGGAGAAATACTGGGGATATATATTTACATTCCTGGACGATACGGAAAATGATATTGATCACAGATAA
- a CDS encoding DMT family transporter, which produces MEQTKTILKKTWVVAALACVCCLLWGSAIPLIKTGYRLMQMDSADTASQIVFAGVRFALAGILVLIFASLRERKVLLPDRTVLKYAVPVCMAQTVCQYFFFYIGVAHTSGVKGAIITGLGNFIAILLSCLVFHKEKMTGRKMLGCILGFAGVVVINLMGNSLDAGFRITGEGFILIAQFSYGMSTVLINIFSRKISPVVLSGTQFTMGGIILFLIGKGMGGHLGSVNAAGIGIIFYLAMVSAVAYTLWSVLLAWNDVSRVAIFGFVNPLFSVILSALVLGEVRQAFNMGSLIALFLVCVGIYVVNQKKSS; this is translated from the coding sequence ATGGAACAAACAAAAACAATATTAAAAAAAACCTGGGTGGTGGCAGCGCTTGCCTGCGTCTGCTGTCTTCTCTGGGGGAGTGCGATCCCGCTGATCAAGACAGGATACCGTCTGATGCAGATGGATTCTGCAGATACGGCAAGTCAGATCGTTTTTGCAGGAGTGCGTTTTGCACTGGCAGGAATCCTTGTACTGATCTTTGCATCTTTGCGTGAGCGCAAGGTTCTGCTTCCCGATCGGACTGTTTTGAAATATGCGGTGCCGGTATGTATGGCTCAGACGGTATGTCAGTATTTCTTCTTTTATATAGGTGTGGCACATACCTCCGGTGTAAAAGGCGCTATTATCACAGGTCTTGGGAATTTTATTGCGATCCTGCTGTCCTGCCTTGTTTTTCACAAGGAAAAAATGACCGGGCGAAAGATGCTTGGCTGTATCCTGGGTTTTGCAGGCGTGGTCGTGATCAATCTTATGGGAAATTCTCTGGATGCAGGTTTTAGGATTACAGGAGAAGGATTTATTCTGATCGCGCAGTTTTCTTACGGAATGTCCACGGTGCTGATCAATATTTTTTCCAGAAAGATATCTCCGGTGGTACTCAGCGGAACGCAGTTTACCATGGGCGGGATCATTCTGTTCCTGATCGGAAAAGGGATGGGAGGACATCTCGGAAGCGTAAATGCTGCCGGTATCGGGATTATCTTTTATCTGGCAATGGTGTCTGCGGTGGCCTATACACTGTGGTCAGTGCTGCTTGCCTGGAACGATGTATCCAGGGTAGCGATCTTTGGCTTTGTAAATCCTTTGTTCAGTGTGATCCTGTCTGCATTGGTTCTGGGAGAGGTACGTCAGGCATTTAATATGGGAAGTCTCATCGCATTGTTTCTTGTCTGTGTGGGAATTTATGTGGTAAATCAAAAAAAATCTTCATAA